The following are encoded together in the Streptomyces rapamycinicus NRRL 5491 genome:
- a CDS encoding CAP domain-containing protein, with protein MGELVPGGNQALPDGSLTIRVPGPFDLSALISGEDGKVAGDGDFVFFNQPTAPGARLDGDTVTLRPRALRPGAARVTLVISPADPGTPLGRLPAPVLSVLDERGAPLARFAPPRPERETVLLLAEIYRRGGGWKVRAIGQGYADGLAGVARDFGVDVADDGTAAAPASPAPVPPAPPAPVPPMPLAPPAPVPTAPATAPAPADGASRQALDVVNAARARAGAAPVALDGRLTAAAGAHARAMAAHGALALESPDGTSLFHRIAAHGYRPLTIAEHIVSGPRTPREFVAYCLEGAERRGPFHDPAIVHLGIGRADGPTTDVYWTAVWARPFTPDGLLRLASEVISLTNAERAAARLAPLAPDPRLTAAAQAHSDDMVARDFYSHTGPEGHQPWDRARAAGAAHRGIGENIACGQRSPEEVVRGWMNSPGHRANILKPDFTHIGVGHATGSRAGTYWTQVFGAA; from the coding sequence ATGGGCGAGTTGGTGCCCGGCGGGAACCAGGCGCTGCCCGACGGCTCGCTGACCATCCGGGTGCCGGGCCCGTTCGACCTGTCCGCGCTGATCAGCGGCGAGGACGGAAAGGTCGCGGGCGACGGTGACTTCGTCTTCTTCAACCAGCCCACCGCGCCCGGCGCCCGGCTGGACGGCGACACCGTCACCCTGCGGCCGCGGGCGCTGCGGCCCGGCGCCGCCCGGGTCACCCTCGTCATCAGCCCCGCCGACCCGGGCACCCCGCTGGGGCGGCTCCCGGCGCCCGTGCTGAGCGTCCTGGACGAGCGGGGAGCACCGCTGGCCCGGTTCGCCCCGCCGCGCCCCGAGCGGGAGACGGTGCTGCTGCTCGCCGAGATCTACCGCCGCGGCGGCGGCTGGAAGGTGCGGGCGATCGGCCAGGGGTACGCCGACGGACTGGCCGGTGTGGCCCGGGACTTCGGCGTCGACGTCGCCGACGACGGAACCGCCGCCGCGCCCGCGTCTCCCGCACCGGTGCCTCCCGCGCCACCCGCGCCAGTGCCTCCCATGCCTCTCGCGCCTCCCGCCCCTGTGCCCACCGCCCCCGCCACCGCCCCCGCGCCCGCCGACGGGGCCTCGCGGCAGGCCCTCGACGTGGTGAACGCGGCCCGGGCCCGGGCCGGGGCGGCGCCCGTGGCCCTCGACGGACGGCTGACCGCGGCGGCCGGGGCGCACGCCCGGGCCATGGCCGCCCACGGCGCGCTGGCTCTGGAGAGCCCGGACGGCACCTCGCTCTTCCACCGGATCGCCGCGCACGGATACCGCCCGCTGACCATCGCCGAGCACATCGTCTCCGGGCCGCGCACCCCACGCGAGTTCGTGGCCTACTGCCTCGAAGGCGCCGAGCGCCGGGGCCCGTTCCACGACCCGGCCATCGTCCACCTGGGCATCGGCCGGGCCGACGGGCCCACCACGGACGTCTACTGGACGGCGGTATGGGCCCGGCCGTTCACCCCGGACGGGCTGCTGCGGCTGGCCTCCGAGGTCATCTCCCTCACCAACGCGGAGCGCGCCGCAGCCCGGCTCGCGCCCCTCGCCCCGGACCCGCGGCTGACGGCGGCCGCGCAGGCACACAGCGACGACATGGTGGCCCGCGACTTCTACTCCCACACCGGCCCCGAGGGGCATCAGCCCTGGGACCGGGCCCGGGCCGCCGGGGCCGCCCACCGCGGCATCGGCGAGAACATCGCGTGCGGCCAGCGCTCCCCGGAGGAGGTGGTGCGGGGCTGGATGAACAGCCCGGGTCACCGCGCCAACATCCTGAAGCCCGACTTCACCCACATCGGCGTCGGCCATGCCACCGGCAGCCGCGCGGGCACGTACTGGACCCAGGTCTTCGGCGCCGCCTGA